Proteins found in one Sporosarcina jeotgali genomic segment:
- a CDS encoding sigma-70 family RNA polymerase sigma factor, producing MDDSVFHHLYETYHHDVFNFLTYLTKDRQLAEDLSHEVYVKAIRAYSSFEGRSSEKTWLFAIAKNVSIDYFRKKTVRSKYDATFFDWETDEIQAKDKTPEQQSIDKEVMKAILENLDTCTIDQRLVIIMRYFNDLSITDTAEVLEWTEGKVKTTQHRALKSLRKKVALAELERGEPSGSRTKR from the coding sequence GTGGACGACTCCGTATTTCATCATTTATATGAAACGTATCATCATGATGTATTCAACTTCTTGACATACTTGACGAAGGACCGTCAGCTTGCAGAAGATTTGTCTCATGAAGTATATGTGAAAGCGATTCGTGCCTATTCCTCGTTCGAGGGACGGAGCAGCGAAAAAACATGGCTGTTTGCCATCGCCAAAAATGTATCCATCGATTACTTCCGAAAAAAGACCGTACGCAGTAAATATGACGCAACATTTTTTGACTGGGAAACAGATGAGATACAAGCGAAAGATAAGACACCAGAGCAGCAATCGATTGACAAAGAAGTGATGAAAGCGATTCTTGAAAATCTGGACACGTGTACAATCGATCAGCGTCTTGTCATCATTATGCGCTATTTTAATGACTTGTCGATTACAGATACAGCTGAAGTACTCGAATGGACAGAAGGGAAAGTGAAAACAACGCAGCATCGCGCTTTGAAAAGTTTAAGAAAAAAAGTGGCATTGGCAGAATTAGAGAGGGGGGAGCCAAGTGGATCACGAACGAAAAGATGA